The Nostoc cf. commune SO-36 genomic sequence ATTGTCCGGATAAAACCTGACATAATTTTGTTAGATGTTTCGATGCCAAATTTGGATGGATATGAACTTTGTTCTTTGCTGCGGAAACACTCACATTTTAAAAATACACCAGTGGTTCTGGTGTCAGAAAAACTAGGATTTATAGATAGAGCTAAAGCTAAGATGGTCAGAGCATCAGGCTATTTAAGTAAGCCGTTTAAACAAGGAGATTTATTAAAAGTTATCTTTCGACATATTGTTTAATTTCCTAGTCTAAAAAAGCTTCACTTAAGAATCAGGACAAACGCATCTAAAGATGGACGAGCCTGGATAAAAGTGTAATTCAGCCAGACCCCAGGGTAAATGCATCTAATTTTGTAGCTAGGTTTACAGATTATTTTTACCCCAAAATATTGAAACGGAAGAGGCGATTTTAAATCGAATCAGGAATTTAAGTACATTTGTTTGTTATTTACTACTTTTCCCTTACGTCCTATCGGTACACACATTGGTGTCTCCATCACTGGGTCAGGAATAATTCGGCACTCTAACCCAAAAACTTCTTGAACCATTTCTTGAGTCATCACTAGCTTTGGTTCCCCAGCAGCAAAAATTCGACCATCTTTAACTGCAACTAAGTAATCAGCATAACGACACGCCTGATTTAAATCATGCAGCACCATCACAATTGTCCGCCCTTGATTTTGGTTCAACTCATACAACAAATCCAAAATCTCTATCTGGTGCGCCAAATCTAAAAAAGTGGTCGGTTCATCTAAAAGTAAAATATCTGTATCTTGCGCCAACGCCATTGCAATCCAAGCTCTTTGTCGTTGTCCACCAGACAAAGTATCTAATGCTCTATCTGCTAATTTCAACAAATCTGTAATTTCTAGTGCTTGCTGCACGATTTTTTCATCTTTTGCCGACCACTGCTGCGACCAATTTTGATAAGGATAACGTCCTTGTGCTACCAAATCTTGCACCGTTAATCCTTCCGGTGCTACTGGCCCTTGGGGCAAAATACCTAACTGCTGTGCTACTTCTTTGGTGGAAAGATTAAAAATAGATGTTCCATCAAGATATACCGTACCGCCACGGGGTTTAAGCAATCTTGCTAAACCTCTTAGCAACGTTGATTTACCACAACCATTAGCACCAACTAAACCACTAATTTGTCCAGTGGGGATTGCCAAATTCAGGTCACGGATAATCAATGCACCATCGTAAGCTAAAGACAGACTTTTGGTTGAGAGTCCTTTCATAAGTGATATTTCCCAGCTTTATTTTTTGCGGTTACGAATTAATAAATAAAGAAAATAAGGAGCGCCAATAGCAGCAGTTACAATCCCACAAGGAAGTTCGATAGGTGCAAACAGTGTTCTTCCTAGCAAGTCTGCCATCACAACAATCACTCCCCCTAAGAGTGCGGAAGTAGGAATCAAGCCTTCATGGGTTGCACCTACCAACTGTCGTCCTAAATGTGGTGCGATTAAACCAATAAAACCAATATTTCCGGCGGTGGCGACTCCTGAACCTGCTAAAGCTACACCCACCAGCACGAGTAAAGCACGTTGCCATTCCACTTGACTACCTAAACTTTTGGCGACATCATCTACTAAATTTAAAGCGTTCAAATGCCTTGCTAGTGCCAAAGCCATTGGCACAAAAACAATTAACCAAGGTAATAGAGAAAAGACTTGCTCCCAAGTCCGGCCGTAGACACTCCCAGCTAACCAAACCAAGGCATTACTAACGTCAGAAATTTCCCCAAAGGTAATCATCAAGCTGGTTATAGCACTGGCGATCGCAGATAAGCCAACACCCATTAAAATTAATAAAATCGGGGAACTACCGTTATTCCAAGCTAGCGAGTAAATTAAAATCGCCATCAGCAAAGCACCAGCAAAAGCTGAGACAGGTAAGGTATAAATAGGTGCTGAAGGAAATAGTACAATTACTGTAACTGCCGCCAGACTCGCCCCAGCATTGATGCCGATAATACCGGGGTCTGCCAATGGATTCCGTGTCAACCCTTGGAAGATAGTGCCAGAAATTGCCAGCGCCATCCCTACCATAAAAGCTACCAGGGTGCGGGGTAGACGCAGATTCTGAATCACGAATAGATGGTCTGGGTTTCCTGTATCTAAACCCAATATAGTTTTCACGATATCTAAAGGCGAGATTGGATATTCACCCCGCCCTACATTTATCACCATCGCCACTGCGATCGCTACTGCCAAACATAACAGTATGATTGGTACACGTCGCTCGATGCGGAAAGATATCGCTTGGGAACGAATGACTAGCCAATCAACCTTCATTTTTTCACCTTTGACTTAGCCAGGTAGACAAAAAAAGGAGCGCCAACGATTGCTGTCATTATACCTACAGGTAACTCCTGTGGTTTGAGCAATATACGGGCGGCAATATCTGCGACTAATAGTAAAATTGCCCCCAAAACTGCACAATAAGGTAATATCCAACGATAATCGGCTTTAATGTAAAATCTCACTATATGGGGAACTACTAAACCAATGAAGCCGATTGGCCCAGCAAGAGCGACGGAACTTCCTGCCAGTAAAACTACGCTGATAGCGGTAAATATTTTGATCGAAGCTGTCTGTTGACCCAAGCCTCTGGCGACATCTTCACCTAAACTCATAGTAGTAATTTGTCTGCCGAGGGCAAAAGCTATTACTAATCCCATACCGACGAAAGGCAGCAGTTGTAAGAATAAATTAAAATCTCGACCAGATAATGAACCAGCTAACCAAAATCTGACTTGTTCAAGTGTTTGTTGACTGACAATGAGGATACCGGTGGTGAGGGAAGAAATCAAAGCAGTTAAGGCTGCTCCTGCTACCGTCAAATTTAATGGGGTAGCTCCTCCTCGTCCCAACGAACCAAGGATGTAAACTAACACTGCTGTTACTCCCGCACCCAAAAAGGCTACAAGGGCGTAAACACCTATGGATGAACTGCCAAAAACAAAAGTTGCCACAACCACAAAGAGGGCGGCTCCCGATTCAATACCCAAAATACCTGGATCTGCTAAGGGGTTTCGCGTCAAACCCTGCATCAATGCTCCCGATACAGCAAGGGCTGAACCTACAAGGATAGCAATTAGCGATCGCGGTAATCTCACAGTCTGAATAA encodes the following:
- a CDS encoding ABC transporter ATP-binding protein, with translation MKGLSTKSLSLAYDGALIIRDLNLAIPTGQISGLVGANGCGKSTLLRGLARLLKPRGGTVYLDGTSIFNLSTKEVAQQLGILPQGPVAPEGLTVQDLVAQGRYPYQNWSQQWSAKDEKIVQQALEITDLLKLADRALDTLSGGQRQRAWIAMALAQDTDILLLDEPTTFLDLAHQIEILDLLYELNQNQGRTIVMVLHDLNQACRYADYLVAVKDGRIFAAGEPKLVMTQEMVQEVFGLECRIIPDPVMETPMCVPIGRKGKVVNNKQMYLNS
- a CDS encoding FecCD family ABC transporter permease — encoded protein: MKVDWLVIRSQAISFRIERRVPIILLCLAVAIAVAMVINVGRGEYPISPLDIVKTILGLDTGNPDHLFVIQNLRLPRTLVAFMVGMALAISGTIFQGLTRNPLADPGIIGINAGASLAAVTVIVLFPSAPIYTLPVSAFAGALLMAILIYSLAWNNGSSPILLILMGVGLSAIASAITSLMITFGEISDVSNALVWLAGSVYGRTWEQVFSLLPWLIVFVPMALALARHLNALNLVDDVAKSLGSQVEWQRALLVLVGVALAGSGVATAGNIGFIGLIAPHLGRQLVGATHEGLIPTSALLGGVIVVMADLLGRTLFAPIELPCGIVTAAIGAPYFLYLLIRNRKK
- a CDS encoding FecCD family ABC transporter permease, whose amino-acid sequence is MIKATTLSPRELKRPQLSALFGLILGLCMLVICLLFSVTLGAAEIPLGKILTSFIAFDGSYDHLVIQTVRLPRSLIAILVGSALAVSGALMQGLTRNPLADPGILGIESGAALFVVVATFVFGSSSIGVYALVAFLGAGVTAVLVYILGSLGRGGATPLNLTVAGAALTALISSLTTGILIVSQQTLEQVRFWLAGSLSGRDFNLFLQLLPFVGMGLVIAFALGRQITTMSLGEDVARGLGQQTASIKIFTAISVVLLAGSSVALAGPIGFIGLVVPHIVRFYIKADYRWILPYCAVLGAILLLVADIAARILLKPQELPVGIMTAIVGAPFFVYLAKSKVKK